The following is a genomic window from Plasmodium berghei ANKA genome assembly, chromosome: 9.
AGATGATAAAGCTATTAaactcaaaaaaaaaatcgaagaaaatataaatattttaaaaaatataaaaggaaaaaatgagcaagcaataaaaataatatataatgatattaaaaaattagtaACACATTgttttgaaaattattatatattcaagTTAAGTAAAAATCTAAGTgttcaatttttttcaggattaacaaaaatattattaataacaacagataaaataaacgaACTAACAGATAAATGGAATGATAATAATGCTTTTATGAAACTAGACAAATGGAGACAGGAAATGGCAATTAAAaggtataaaaaaaaaacaggtataaatgaaaaagattCGGATAACAAAAATGGGGATGGAAAGGATGCGAATTTAAATGATTCGAACTCTGGAACAGGAAATGAATTAATTTTGGCACATGAATCCGCTTGGGATAAGTTTGGAAgtaaattaaaagatatGCCATtcttaaataatttttttgaaaaccCAATATTAGGGAAATTATTTGGGGAAACAGAATTAGCTGCTGCATTAagaataatgaaaatggaCGATAAAAATTTCAAATTATCAGAActtatgtatttatttgaatttgtTATATCTAAGCATATTGTTGAATCTTATTTAATTGGAGATGAAGATACACTTAGATTACATTGTGGGGAAGCAGCTTTTAACTCGTTAAATTCAAGTATtaatgaaagaaaaaaaaaaaaattatttttagatacaaatgttttaatatataaaaaccATGAACTTAAAGGAGCACAAAGAATGGAGGAAAGCTCTCCTtggtttatttttacattccATACACAACAAATtaattgtttaaaaaataaagatgatGAAATTGTTGAAGGAAAAATTGATGATATTAGAGAAGTTG
Proteins encoded in this region:
- a CDS encoding mitochondrial import inner membrane translocase subunit TIM44, putative, yielding MTNILNNVFTANIKFCKNIKYKRVFSGKCENKYINKTNKITPQNVITGIKFDIYNDRAIFGDFPKKHTRNFSSFMKNVIEQVKKDMKENKQYQEALKELKEKTEIDDKAIKLKKKIEENINILKNIKGKNEQAIKIIYNDIKKLVTHCFENYYIFKLSKNLSVQFFSGLTKILLITTDKINELTDKWNDNNAFMKLDKWRQEMAIKRYKKKTGINEKDSDNKNGDGKDANLNDSNSGTGNELILAHESAWDKFGSKLKDMPFLNNFFENPILGKLFGETELAAALRIMKMDDKNFKLSELMYLFEFVISKHIVESYLIGDEDTLRLHCGEAAFNSLNSSINERKKKKLFLDTNVLIYKNHELKGAQRMEESSPWFIFTFHTQQINCLKNKDDEIVEGKIDDIREVVYTIALSKHPEPETEGLLYPYIIREFAIIGNTPSW